In Mustela nigripes isolate SB6536 chromosome 2, MUSNIG.SB6536, whole genome shotgun sequence, a single window of DNA contains:
- the LOC132010238 gene encoding olfactory receptor 5K1-like gives MTEDNYSLTTEFILIGFTDRPELKSLLFVVFLIIYVITMVGNLGLVALIFMEHRLHTPMYIFLGNLALMDSCCSCAITPKTLENFFSKDRMISFHECIAQFYFLCLAGTTECFLLAAMAYDRYVAICSPLQYHTMMSKKLCIQMTTGAYIAGNLHPIIHVGFFFRLTFCGSNEINHFFCDVFPLYRLSCVDPYINELMIFILSGSVQVFTISSVLVSYFYILFTIFKMKSKEGRGKALSTCASHFLSVSIFYGSLLFVYIRPHSVKEDDEDIPGAVFYTLVIPLLNPFIYSLRNKEVINAVKKIIKKIF, from the coding sequence ATGACTGAGGATAACTACTCCTTGACCACTGAGTTTATCCTCATAGGATTTACAGATCGACCAGAGTTGAAGAGCCTCCTGTTTGTGGTATTTCTCATTATCTATGTGATCACTATGGTGGGGAATCTGGGCCTGGTAGCATTGATTTTTATGGAGCATCGTCTTCACACACCAATGTACATCTTTCTGGGCAACCTGgctctgatggattcctgttgtTCCTGTGCCATTACCCCCAAAACGTTAGAGAACTTCTTTTCTAAGGACAGAATGATTTCCTTTCATGAGTGCATagcacaattttattttctctgccttgcTGGAACTACAGAATGCTTTCTCCTGGCAGCAATGGCCTATGATCGCTATGTGGCCATATGCAGCCCACTGCAGTACCACACTATGATGTCAAAGAAACTCTGTATTCAGATGACCACAGGGGCCTACATAGCTGGAAACCTGCATCCCATAATTCATGTGGGGTTTTTCTTTAGGTTAACTTTCTGTGGTTCAAATGaaattaatcactttttttgtgATGTTTTCCCATTATACAGACTTTCCTGTGTTGACCCTTATATCAATGAATTAATGATATTTATCTTGTCAGGTTCAGTTCAAGTCTTCACCATCAGTAGTGTCTTAGTATCTTACTTCTACATTCTCTttactattttcaaaatgaaatccaaagagGGAAGAGGCAAAGCTTTATCTACTTGTGCatcccactttctctctgtctccatatTCTATGGTTCTCTTCTCTTTGTATATATTCGACCACATTCAGTTAAAGAAGATGATGAAGATATACCTGGTGCTGTTTTTTATACTCTAGTGATCCCTTTATTAAACCCTTTTATTTATAGTCTAAGAAATAAGGAAGTAATAAATgctgtgaaaaaaattataaagaaaattttctaa